A single window of Alphaproteobacteria bacterium DNA harbors:
- a CDS encoding multicopper oxidase domain-containing protein, with translation MAFRTPLITALSAVALMGLASAASAETVKVAMTVMEKDVVIDNKGTTQRMWTYGGTIPGPVVRVKQGDTVDFTLTNDPKNENSHSMDFHAAVLDVLDEFAEIKPGEQKHFTFVAEHPGVFIYHCGASSMAEHISRGMYGLIVVDPKDGYSDAYPKPDREYVLVQGDLFQEGTSAQDRAMNKNWVAALVNGKVFHYDPVHDPNASLTLEAEPGERVRIYFVNAMINEAAAFHPIAGIWDRVWDNGNPLNVRYAMQTVDVPPAHAMTFDIVPPAGRDSNNAIVDHRMKHALNGAISVLMTYKGADPNKGRGDLTILR, from the coding sequence ATGGCTTTCCGCACCCCCCTCATCACCGCCCTTTCCGCCGTTGCTCTGATGGGGCTGGCCAGTGCCGCATCCGCCGAGACGGTGAAGGTGGCCATGACCGTCATGGAAAAGGACGTCGTCATCGACAACAAGGGCACGACCCAGCGCATGTGGACCTATGGCGGCACCATTCCGGGGCCGGTGGTCCGGGTGAAGCAGGGCGATACGGTCGACTTCACCCTGACGAACGACCCCAAGAACGAGAACAGCCACTCCATGGACTTCCACGCCGCCGTTCTCGACGTGCTGGACGAGTTCGCGGAGATCAAGCCGGGCGAGCAGAAGCATTTCACGTTCGTGGCCGAGCATCCGGGCGTGTTCATCTACCATTGCGGCGCCAGTTCCATGGCCGAGCATATTTCGCGCGGCATGTACGGCCTGATCGTGGTCGACCCCAAGGACGGCTATTCCGACGCCTATCCGAAGCCGGACCGCGAATATGTGCTGGTGCAGGGCGACCTGTTCCAGGAGGGCACCAGCGCCCAGGATCGGGCGATGAACAAGAACTGGGTCGCAGCCCTCGTGAACGGCAAGGTCTTCCACTACGACCCGGTGCACGACCCGAACGCCTCGCTGACGCTGGAGGCCGAGCCCGGCGAGCGGGTGCGGATCTATTTCGTCAACGCCATGATCAACGAGGCGGCGGCCTTCCACCCGATCGCCGGCATCTGGGACCGGGTCTGGGACAACGGCAACCCGTTGAACGTCCGCTATGCCATGCAGACCGTGGACGTTCCGCCGGCCCACGCCATGACCTTCGATATCGTCCCGCCGGCCGGTCGTGACAGCAACAACGCCATCGTCGACCACCGCATGAAACACGCCCTGAACGGCGCGATTTCCGTGCTGATGACCTACAAGGGCGCCGACCCGAACAAGGGGCGGGGCGACCTCACCATCCTGCGCTGA